A stretch of Eleutherodactylus coqui strain aEleCoq1 chromosome 2, aEleCoq1.hap1, whole genome shotgun sequence DNA encodes these proteins:
- the FGF1 gene encoding fibroblast growth factor 1 isoform X2 — protein sequence MAEGDITTFNLMTEKFDLPMGNYKKPKLLYCSNGGYFLRILPDGVVDGTRDRDDQNNYNLVQKALVWCVSRTLDLKITWLWTLLAFYTHR from the exons ATGGCAGAGGGGGATATCACAACTTTCAACCTAATGACAGAGAAGTTTGACCTTCCAATGGGAAATTACAAGAAACCGAAGCTCCTTTACTGCAGTAATGGAGGGTACTTCTTGCGTATACTCCCAGATGGAGTAGTAGATGGAACAAGAGACAGGGATGACCAGAACA ATTACAACTTAGTTCAGAAAGCATTGGTGTGGTGTGTATCAAGGACACTGGATCTGAAAATTACTTGGCTATGGACTCTACTGGCCTTTTATACGCATCG atGA
- the FGF1 gene encoding fibroblast growth factor 1 isoform X1 → MAEGDITTFNLMTEKFDLPMGNYKKPKLLYCSNGGYFLRILPDGVVDGTRDRDDQNIRLQLSSESIGVVCIKDTGSENYLAMDSTGLLYASMTLNEECLFLETVEENNYNTYKSQKYAELNWFVGIKKNGTSKRGSRTHYGQKAILFLPLPVSND, encoded by the exons ATGGCAGAGGGGGATATCACAACTTTCAACCTAATGACAGAGAAGTTTGACCTTCCAATGGGAAATTACAAGAAACCGAAGCTCCTTTACTGCAGTAATGGAGGGTACTTCTTGCGTATACTCCCAGATGGAGTAGTAGATGGAACAAGAGACAGGGATGACCAGAACA TTAGATTACAACTTAGTTCAGAAAGCATTGGTGTGGTGTGTATCAAGGACACTGGATCTGAAAATTACTTGGCTATGGACTCTACTGGCCTTTTATACGCATCG atGACGCTGAATGAGGAATGCCTGTTTCTGGAGACTGTAGAAGAGAATAACTATAATACATACAAGTCACAGAAGTACGCTGAGCTGAACTGGTTTGTCGGCATTAAGAAGAATGGGACAAGCAAGCGTGGATCCCGGACTCATTATGGCCAAAAGGCTATTCTGTTCCTTCCATTACCGGTGTCAAATGACTAA